AAACAAAATCTGGTCACATCATTTCCGGCAGATGGTAGGACAAATCGAAGAATGAACAAATAGTTTGACtgataaaaatttcaataaactGACCTATGTATTTGAGATTTATGGCCATCTTCTTAGTTTTCGAGAAATGATCCTAGAGCAACAAAAAGATATGTGATTAATATGGAAGAACTTCATGCTGCAATCTAGTCTGCAGAAATTGACAGTATTTCTCTGGGGACAAAACACTTTTAAACCACCAAATGATGTTCCTCTAATCAAATAAATGGAGCTTAGGAATGTTGTATAAGGGCTAACAATTCCTAAATGCTTCCAAATGCAATCTGGTCATTTCTATTTGTCAAACTGAAAAGGGGACATATGTTAAGCACTCGAAATTACTTTATGCAACTGGCATAATGTCCAAAGCATAATGAAGGCTAAGTTGCAAAGCCTTGTGATAGAGCTAGTCACTATACATCTCAAAATTGCAAGGCATGGCAAACAAAACATTTAACACCAAAGCGAGATAATACATCCTAGCATCTATACCTTAATCTTCTGAGATATCCACAGACCCACATCTGGCAGTCGCTTATTTCCAGAAGCATCCTGCTGGTCTGTGGTTCGCATGCTTTCAGAAAAAAGCTCCTGTCCTGCACCTTCAGCTATTACTATAACCATGTGCCCATTTTCTTTCAGTCTTTTCTCAATGTATTCTAATAGCCCACCAGCTCCTTCAAGATAAAAGGGAGACTCTGGAATCAAGCAACAGTCCACATCTCGGCTAGCTAGAGTTGCATACATTGCTATAAATCCTGCATAACAATATCTCAGATACAATAACTAGGTAAAGCTGGTTCAAGAaacattgtttttatttataattggcCAAGTTGACTAAGAATTGATGCAAGAGAAAGGCCTTAAAAAGATACAAGGCCCTGAATGAGAACATTAATTGACATGGTTGTTTGATATTAGATGGACATGTCGTATTCAGCACCTTGGATTGAACAATGATGATCATTCAAGGGACCTTTGGGATTAGATAAAAGTAAAGAAGACCAAGGAGAAAAGCAAATGAAGGTAGAACTGAAAGCACCTTTTCAAGTTCAACCCAAAAATTTTGTGGTGTCACATCTCTTTTGTGTTAAAATACCTATTAGAGTTATGAAGCCTACCACTGTGCCGGCCCATTAACTTGACAAGACCGATACCATTCTCAATGCTTTCTGATTCAATATGGGCTGCATTAATAGCTCGTTGAGCCTCTTCAACAGCAGTGTCAAAACCGAATGACTTGTCCATAACCTGAACAAGAACGAGCAGAAGATCCAATATGACCTTTTCAGTATCAAATCAAAGTTTGCATCAGGAGAGGGGTATCTGTGTGATAGAGTAATGTGGTTCAATTATGTGTCTGCCAGATTCGAGTAATTGAGTATGGCTTGAGGAGTACCGGAATGTCATTATCAATCGTCTTGGGTATTCCTGCTACTGCAACTTTAAGGCCACGCCTTCTAATTTCCTGCATTGTACAGTGATCTATGAATTACTCACCAATTTATTTGTATATCTTAGCTaaataactaaattttaattatattttattgaatatattattttcagtTTGATAATAATGTTATCAGATAGTTGACAAGATATCTATGTAGGATCAGAACTCAATGCTTTCAAAATTCACGTTTCTAGCTCATTGTGAATAATCATCTctgcaaaaaggaaaaacaatctCATAATCCCATCACTCTCGAGACACAGGCCATTAAAAATCCTTCAGTCTAGAGCATCGCAGATCAGCATCAGTGCCACATAAACTGCATTACCTCAAAAATTACGGAAGCCCCTTTCTGAGTTCCATCTCCTCCAATTATGTATACCTGACACAAGATGAAATTGTAATAAGTTCCAAGCCCACAAATGGGAGGAGTTGTTTGCAAAAGCAGATGCTCCAATGTAGGAATTATGAAGGAAAATGGCAGACTAGTGAACCTGATTAATGCCTCGGTCCTGAATGCTGTCAACAATTTTAGAGGTATCATGGCCCCCTCGTGATGTCCCAAGGATTGTGCCACCCCGTTTATGGATGTCATTCACCACCTTTGGTGTCAAAGGAATTGTATTTCGGGCATAGAAACCTCTGTATCCCCCCTATATGTACAAAGAGACCTCTTTAGTTGATATCATTTGACCATGTATTCTTTTAACATCAAATTTGGAATCCGTGTCaaacattattataaataaaacacgAACCAAAACCAGAGTTGAGCAACGAGATCAAAGTGTCAGTCTCTTTATGGAGGTCTGAAAGTTTGagaggaaggaaaggaaaataagaaagaatGCCAATGAAAACATTTCAAGCATCTTTAtcattctaattttcttttccttgcacATTctactttccttttctttgtacTTCTGAAGACTCAAATGCAGCCCTAAAATGGGTTTGAATGTAATAACAGATGCATTTGCTCACCTCTATCCCAAGAACCTTGTGGACACCATACATGTGGTATAAGCCACAAACTATTTCCCTAATCACTGTATTTAGACCAGGACATAGACCACCGCATGTTACAATACATGCATAGACTTCCTCTGGTTCGAAATACACCTGAGAAATTTTCAATGAGCCATTACTCTGAATAACATggacataataaaaataaatcagtcaaaaagaaagtaaaagtcAAAAACCTTTTGACGAGGTCCAGCACGGCGAAAATGTATCCCTCTTGGGCTATTCTTCTCGACAACAATCTATACAGAGgaaacaaattagaaaattgCATACTAGCATTTCAGCAAAGCCTTTTTAAACTACAACAACTCAGATCCAGAAATCCAATTTTGATAGGGGGAAAAAAGTAAGAAAGTTACTAGCAAAATAATAGTTCGATCCGAAAGAAAAACCAGTGGAGATCATTACCTTTTGAGCAACAGTATCATCCATATTAACAAAATACTGCCTGATCAACCAAAAGACAGCTTTAATGAATCATGAATTTGTATATACAAATGCCGCaaacagccaaaaaaaaaaggcataaacTTACTTCACAACCGAGTATGCAGGATTGACTTGTAATGGATTCGAATATGTCTGCATGATGATATTTCATGAAGAATAAGCTGTATGTCACATAAAGACCCTTCCTCTTCAGGTCACGCTTATTACAAGCAATCTCAGTCTTTACAAGACTTCACTGTCTGACTTTGTGTTGATCTCAAAGTCACAATCTTTTATAAAGTACTAGCCTTTGAAAAAGAACGCTATTTTATGAAAGTCAACAGTCTTACACTACCATTTGCAAGCACTAAAGCTTCTTTCCTTAATTGCTTCGTTCTCTATGTTTCTGGCCCTTGGGCCTTATGTTCACTCTGTCGTTAAAACGAACATGTACCAGAATTATTTTCTCAGGACATATACTTTCCacacattaaaacaaaaaaagataagaaaaactaGCTGAATTCCCTTTTTAGTGATTGACCTTttttcaagagaaaaaaaaaaaaaaggattcgCTTAAACTACTATTAGATGCTAATTTAATTTACTCTACGGCGTTCAGTCTTTTTcgttttaagaaaataaacaagcAAAAGTACGTAAAGCTTGTCAGTTCCCTTTCCTTCTCATTCAGTTGGTTCTCTCTGCAACGAAACGCGCCCATATGAAAAACACGCATACATAGAGCAAGTCAAAGTTATAAACTGTTTGAGAAAAATCATGAATCTCTTTTCATTTACTTCTATATGTTTTCTCTGCAACCAAAAAGATAATCACATgtttttctcaacaaccaaacaccctgagagagagagagagagagagagagagagagagagagagagagagttactgGGAGGTCAGGTTTGTAATCCGTCAAGTGCGGAACATCCTCAAGAACGTAACCAGAGGGGCCGGTGACGATTTTGG
This window of the Juglans regia cultivar Chandler chromosome 12, Walnut 2.0, whole genome shotgun sequence genome carries:
- the LOC109007871 gene encoding ATP-dependent 6-phosphofructokinase 6-like, translating into MGVGFEVPSHSQVPSVSMDSRHSTISSSVSISTPRFRCFDPTNPHSPSPNHSPRYFSVLSPTSRNGSMENLVNSEPKIVTGPSGYVLEDVPHLTDYKPDLPTYSNPLQVNPAYSVVKQYFVNMDDTVAQKIVVEKNSPRGIHFRRAGPRQKVYFEPEEVYACIVTCGGLCPGLNTVIREIVCGLYHMYGVHKVLGIEGGYRGFYARNTIPLTPKVVNDIHKRGGTILGTSRGGHDTSKIVDSIQDRGINQVYIIGGDGTQKGASVIFEEIRRRGLKVAVAGIPKTIDNDIPVMDKSFGFDTAVEEAQRAINAAHIESESIENGIGLVKLMGRHSGFIAMYATLASRDVDCCLIPESPFYLEGAGGLLEYIEKRLKENGHMVIVIAEGAGQELFSESMRTTDQQDASGNKRLPDVGLWISQKIKDHFSKTKKMAINLKYIDPTYMIRAVPSNASDNVYCTLLAHSVIHGAMAGYTGFTVGQVNGRHAYIPLYRVIEKQNKVVITDRMWARLLASTNQPSFLDHKYVFGDEKEEAPQNQPINGNNHLQATTTTLGGPNDVAEDKKRQETPIPSINGNE